From Trichoderma atroviride chromosome 1, complete sequence, one genomic window encodes:
- a CDS encoding uncharacterized protein (EggNog:ENOG41): MVSTSDSSTLATLVGSAVAEQLITAHVSHLVSPSEGPASTTSTPHPSSELLAIGLAALDAFLQATVTGPVLPPSESTHVEKLFVSAWNASRSESHDSVIALHQLRRACLKYLEIDGVVPYAYIPHLELFSLARYILVQSLGAETKDVFELPSTEGASTKRSLAWEKLRVNVWHYKIITQPSLGSGSNFTKSSQWSDIPTLATQISNQIDAVRGTIIGSEVWATEDTWTRDEKALFLVEAANNYILLGRYDKAKETLSEAAQVTGVAYALSGALGKRTKFQEHNISQLVVLARSASEQDTANSGETKEEDDQAAAKPDSLKLNNDTLLEEIKFASERVKDTAAVETLPPALSELSPDDQPQLSALDEIILLTEATIKDAFSPTDELTSEQILPFAVRVLTDKSVNWQIYTQALLVRSRVEIHRSRTVERGVLQLQAVADQVLTDTTFSTPAGNESQDRDESNGIPAIQVTAPGQSAAPVDESKPTTFLPAATNSESAPAHVRLRYIHALSTPPRWHLESELAYAWAGIGSMTSALEIFKRLKLWAEVALCYASSAATEDEDGRGSGGEAKARGIIRWRLFNKTGVTTPSSSEPEDEVVGQDVSLLKAADYSGVERQPPSPNAARLWCILGDLENDPAHYERAWDISKHRYSRAQRSLGEYYISQKDLSKALEAYKKATSVNRLSPDMWGRLGDISLRMGQFEDAAEAYSRSISSANDTEGGRRCQNVEQSRKRLVQLIQRADCSWKGQRSRRDSCCHKSPS; encoded by the coding sequence ATGGTCTCGACGTCTGATAGCAGCACCCTGGCAACGCTGGTTGGCAGTGCTGTAGCGGAGCAGCTCATCACGGCACATGTGTCTCATCTCGTGTCTCCTTCGGAAGGGCCAGCTTCAACTACATCGACACCGCACCCGTCTTCAGAACTCCTCGCCATAGGCTTGGCCGCTCTCGATGCCTTCCTCCAAGCAACGGTTACCGGTCCTGTTCTGCCACCAAGCGAGTCAACTCAtgttgagaagctctttgTTAGTGCTTGGAACGCCAGCCGCTCAGAATCTCATGACTCCGTCATCGCGCTGCACCAACTTAGAAGGGCCTGCTTGAAGTATCTCGAAATTGATGGCGTTGTTCCCTATGCCTACATTCCTCACTTggagctcttctctctcgccagATACATTCTCGTCCAGTCCCTGGGAGCCGAGACAAAAGATGTATTTGAGCTACCTTCAACTGAAGGGGCTTCAACAAAACGAAGCCTGGCATGGGAGAAGCTACGTGTCAACGTCTGGCATTATAAGATCATCACTCAGCCAAGCTTGGGCTCTGGATCAAACTTCACAAAAAGCTCACAGTGGAGCGACATTCCTACACTGGCAACGCAGATAAGCAACCAAATAGATGCTGTACGAGGAACCATTATCGGCAGTGAGGTCTGGGCGACGGAAGACACCTGGACTCGCGATGAGAAAGCATTGTTCCTTGTCGAGGCTGCCAACAACTACATTCTGCTTGGACGCTAcgacaaggcaaaggagacGTTGAGTGAAGCAGCACAGGTCACTGGCGTTGCTTATGCCCTATCCGGTGCGCTGGGAAAGAGGACTAAATTTCAAGAGCACAACATCAGCCAGCTGGTTGTCCTTGCACGAAGCGCCTCTGAGCAAGATACTGCCAACTCAGGCGAGaccaaggaagaggacgacCAAGCGGCCGCCAAGCCAGACTCTCTCAAGCTAAACAATGATACCCTACTAGAAGAGATTAAGTTTGCAAGCGAGCGCGTAAAGGATACGGCGGCTGTTGAGacgttgccgccggcgctATCCGAGCTGTCACCAGATGACCAACCACAGCTTTCTGCCCTCGACGAGATTATTCTTCTTACCGAGGCCACAATCAAGGATGCCTTTTCGCCAACGGATGAACTCACATCTGAACAAATTCTGCCATTCGCTGTCCGTGTCCTGACTGATAAATCCGTCAACTGGCAGATTTACACACAAGCGCTGCTCGTGCGCTCAAGAGTAGAAATTCACAGAAGCAGAACAGTCGAGCGTGGTGTCCTGCAGCTGCAAGCTGTAGCCGACCAAGTTCTCACCGACACCACCTTTTCCACCCCGGCAGGCAACGAATCTCAAGACAGGGACGAATCAAACGGCATCCCTGCTATTCAGGTCACCGCCCCAGGCCAATCTGCCGCCCCGGTTGACGAGTCCAAGCCTACTACTTTCCTCCCCGCCGCAACAAACTCAGAGTCTGCACCCGCCCACGTTCGTCTTCGCTACATCCACGCTCTATCGACCCCTCCGCGATGGCATCTTGAGTCTGAACTTGCTTACGCCTGGGCTGGCATAGGCTCCATGACATCTGCCCTTGAGATCTTCAAGCGTCTGAAACTATGGGCGGAAGTAGCCCTCTGCTacgccagcagcgcagccaccgaggacgaagacggccGAGGCAGTGGTGgagaagccaaagccagGGGAATCATCCGCTGGAGACTTTTCAACAAGACTGGAGTTACcacgccttcttcatcagagcCAGAGGATGAAGTTGTTGGCCAAGACGTCAGTCTCCTCAAGGCAGCTGATTATTCGGGCGTGGAGCGACAGCCTCCCTCTCCCAACGCTGCTCGTCTGTGGTGCATCCTTGGCGACCTCGAAAACGATCCCGCCCATTACGAGCGTGCGTGGGACATCTCCAAGCACCGCTACTCTCGTGCCCAGCGATCCCTGGGAGAGTACTACATCAGCCAAAAAGACTTATCAAAGGCTCTGGAAGCATACAAAAAAGCTACCAGTGTCAATAGATTAAGTCCCGACATGTGGGGTCGTCTTGGCGATATCAGCTTGCGTATGGGACAGTTCGAAGACGCGGCAGAGGCATACAGCCGGTCCATCAGCAGCGCAAACGACACCGAGGGGGGGCGAAGGTGCCAAAACGTGGAGCAATCTCGGAAGCGCCTTGTACAGCTTATACAGCGAGCTGACTGCTCCTGGAAAGGCCAAAGAAGTAGACGAGACTCCTGCTGCCATAAAAGCCCctcttga
- a CDS encoding uncharacterized protein (EggNog:ENOG41~TransMembrane:8 (i245-264o276-294i306-329o341-361i382-402o443-464i498-519o525-545i)) translates to MPRSNRWRNIDRLLGLNRHGSHSGRHWLHEEERALLPHIRNEDIDSAIAPAEVTKVCLRLRHLVQECVPCEMEESRITEAHSRIITPHVVRAAKEAGGQENKGCVVYSLLVNQRWFTHEANVELWDASLHNLRAEACGVIAKALIEEEEDTAYLLHSVLLRRYSYIANGLPTPPVNVIEKAVDLHAVRVIGSSGYQKCISYLWRGWLVQDENDPSVFVDYDKKDDTRFFVHMDPDRMRSPRNQNLAQLLFSLIYLALFTIAINTVNASGVIDIAEAALYAFTLGYVCDELLKVYKAGPQILGFWNAFNAILYAFLTASFIFRIIGLTFATHTDGRTYYSTLGYNILAFTAPMFWCRLLLYLDSFRFFGAMLVVLKVMMKESVIFFALLIVIIIGFLQAFIGLDLTDDNVADDVVFIIESMMRAILGSPEFDGFDNFGPPWGAILYYCFTFIVMVILLNILIALYNSAYEDIYDNADDEYLALFAQKTMQFVRAPDENVYIAPFNLIEILISALFEWWISKKAYEFINDCVMGLLYSPLLLITAFFETRTAYAIRRNRARGEEDDDIIEEWEQLAHEIDFGDEGWAKKCEAVKPNLEEDPAVLEIKKLRGEIAQLRSMLSDISDHVQYPTSQDTKIGDGSTHDEFKASYFESTHEESDPAGKNAKDAGHEHASTSGDTREEPGQSSSGQLIETTEESAKPVKPSEELAQLTEETTHPFTHSSEAEPEAEPEAEPEAEPEAEPEAEPEAEPEAEPEAEPEAEPEAEEETRDAPPTNESTAPEDVPFKSSEYIAFDSSEDVPFKTPDDLPSEAPEAMPFQAPEGAPLEAPEYVPYMAPEGLPTETLEGTSSKAPEVELPKASEAVSSKAPEDEPSDAPEDVTPKPSEGHDPFEAPEDTSSKAPEAATPEPLARADTEEPEAEDANPDSPTSGGAAAEGGQPSQGGKKRRRRKKNKGAQGGPSGGS, encoded by the exons atgcCTCGCAGCAATCGCTGGCGCAACATTGATCGTCTCCTTGGCCTCAACAGGCATGGCAGCCACTCTGGCCGTCACTGGCTTCACGAGGAAGAGCGTGCCC TTCTTCCGCATATTCGCAATGAGGACATAGACTCTGCCATTGCGCCGGCCGAAGTTACAAAAGTATGCCTTCGGCTAAGGCACCTGGTCCAGGAGTGCGTGCCGtgcgagatggaagaaagtCGAATCACAGAAGCACACAGCCGCATCATCACGCCACACGTCGTTCGGGCTGCCAAGGAAGCAGGCGGTCAAGAGAACAAGGGTTGTGTG GTCTACTCTTTACTCGTCAATCAACGCTGGTTCACGCATGAAGCCAATGTCGAGCTCTGGGATGCCAGTCTGCACAACCTCCGCGCTGAAGCATGCGGCGTTATAGCAAAGGCTCT TatcgaggaagaagaggacacTGCGTATCTCCTACACTCCGTGCTACTGCGTCGATACTCATACATTGCAAACGGCCTTCCAACCCCTCCCGTCAATGTCATTGAAAAAGCCGTTGACCTGCACGCCGTTCGAGTCATTGGATCTTCAGGATACCAAAAATGCATCAGCTATCTATGGCGTGGTTGGCTGGTCCAAGACGAGAACGACCCGTCCGTCTTCGTGGATTATGATAAAAAGGACGATACTAGATTCTTTGTTCATATGGACCCGGATCGGATGCGCAGCCCCAGAAACCAAAATCTTGCCCAACTTTTGTTCTCGCTCATCTATCTTGCCCTCTTCACAATTGCCATCAATACCGTCAACGCTAGTGGCGTCATCGATATCGCTGAGGCAGCCTTGTACGCTTTTACGCTTGGATATGTCTGCGACGAACTGCTCAAGGTTTATAAAGCCGGACCTCAGATTCTGGGGTTTTGGAATGCGTTTAATGCAATCCTATATGCGTTTTTGACGGCTTCTTTTATATTCCGCATCATTGGCTTGACCTTTGCAACCCATACTGATGGTCGGACGTACTACAGTACCCTGGGGTACAATATTCTAGCCTTTACTGCCCCCATGTTTTGGTGCCGCCTCTTGCTCTACCTGGACAGCTTCAGGTTCTTTGGCGCAATGCTCGTGGTTCTCAAAGTCATGATGAAGGAGTCTGTGATAttcttcgctcttctcaTTGTCATAATTATCGGCTTCTTACAGGCTTTCATCGGCCTTGATCTTACCGACGACAACGTGGCAGATGATGTAGTGTTCATCATTGAGTCTATGATGAGAGCTATTCTCGGGAGCCCAGAGTTTGATGGCTTCGACAACTTCGGACCACCTTGGGGTGCTATTCTTTACTACTGCTTTACATTCATCGTCATG GTCATTCTTCTCAATATTCTCATTGCCCTCTACAACTCTGCTTATGAGGATATCTATGACAACGCTGATGATGAATATCTGGCTCTATTCGCTCAAAAGACAATGCAATTTGTTCGGGCCCCAGATGAGAATGTCTATATTGCTCCATTCAACTTGATAGAGATTTTAATCTCGGCTCTATTCGAATGGTGGATAAGCAAGAAGGCTTACGAGTTCATCAATGATTGCGTGATGGGCCTTTTGTATTCTCCACTTCTCTTGATCACAGCCTTCTTCGAGACTCGTACTGCGTACGCTATCCGCCGCAATCGGGctcgtggagaagaagatgacgacatTATTGAAGAGTGGGAGCAATTGGCACACGAAATTGATTTTGGAGACGAAGGCTGGGCTAAGAAGTGCGAGGCTGTCAAACCCAACCTCGAGGAGGACCCAGCTGTCCTTGAGATTAAGAAGCTCCGAGGCGAAATCGCCCAGCTGAGGTCTATGCTCTCTGATATTAGTGATCATGTGCAATACCCGACCAGCCAGGATACAAAaattggagatggcagcacCCACGATGAATTCAAAGCCTCCTACTTTGAATCTACCCATGAGGAAAGCGACCCTGCTGGTAAAAATGCAAAGGATGCGGGACATGAGCACGCAAGCACATCGGGTGATACAAGAGAGGAACCAGGCCAGAGCAGCTCCGGGCAGTTGATTGAAACTACTGAAGAATCTGCAAAGCCAGTCAAGCCGTCTGAGGAATTGGCTCAGCTCACCGAGGAAACTACGCATCCTTTTACACACTCATCCGAGGCTGAACCAGAGGCTGAACCAGAGGCTGAACCAGAGGCTGAACCAGAGGCTGAACCAGAGGCTGAACCAGAGGCTGAACCAGAGGCTGAACCAGAGGCTGAACCAGAGGCTGAACcggaggctgaagaagaaactCGAGATGCACCACCCACCAACGAATCCACAGCCCCGGAGGATGTCCCCTTCAAGTCATCAGAATACATCGCCTTTGATTCCTCTGAAGATGTTCCGTTCAAAACGCCTGATGATTTACCCTCTGAAGCCCCTGAAGCAATGCCCTTCCAAGCTCCAGAAGGTGCTCCCCTTGAGGCTCCCGAGTACGTTCCATATATGGCTCCTGAGGGTCTGCCGACAGAAACTCTTGAAGGCACATCCTCCAAGGCCCCTGAAGTCGAACTTCCCAAAGCTTCTGAAGCTGTATCATCCAAGGCTCCCGAAGATGAACCGTCTGATGCTCCTGAAGATGTAACGCCCAAGCCTAGTGAAGGGCATGATCCATTTGAGGCACCTGAAGATACATCGTCCAAGGCTCCTGAAGCCGCAACACCGGAACCTCTTGCACGCGCTGACACTGAAGAACCTGAAGCCGAAGATGCTAATCCTGACAGCCCGACGTCTGgtggagctgcagctgaggGTGGACAGCCTTCTCaggggggaaagaagagaagacggagaaagaagaacaagggaGCGCAAGGTGGCCCCAGTGGTGGTAGCTAA
- a CDS encoding uncharacterized protein (TransMembrane:12 (i43-62o68-88i121-140o152-175i187-204o236-254i275-296o316-335i379-396o408-432i453-472o484-503i)) produces the protein MATTKDEKQPKFEAPDASDSGSQEFIENADGLQRRLNNRQIQLIAIGGSIGTALFVSIGGGLSTAGPGSLFLAYALYSIVLGLVNNSLAEMTTFMPVSGGFIRLAGHWVDDALGFMTGWNFFIYEALLIPFEITALNLVISFWDESITNPGPTAGICAAVIVCYALLNVLAVKAYGEAEFYLSGGKVILIMILFSFTFVTMVGGNPTHDAYGFRYWNNPGAFAEYHTQGALGRFEGFLTALWSASFAVVGPEYISMVAAEAQRPRIYIKTAFKTIYLRFGIFFMGSALAVGIILPYNDSTLSKLVNGGKGSGTAAASPYVIAMQNMGISVLPHIVNALMMTSIFSAGNTYTYCATRSLYGLALEGRAPRFLRKCTSKGVPINAFLVVMCFPFLSFLQVGNGSAVVLDWLVTLITAGGIIDYLVMSFTYLCFYRACKAQGLDRKTLPYVGWGQPYCAIIAFVIQLMVVGGYGYMSFIPWDVKSFFRNYTMQILAPVLFIFWKVVKRTKFIRPSEVDLVWQRPTIDAYEANLIEPPTKFWTEMLQMFRIKRKESPVTVHV, from the exons ATGGCGACTACCAAGGATGAAAAGCAGCCCAAGTTTGAGGCTCCCGACGCTTCTGACTCGGGGTCTCAAGAGTTCATCGAGAATGCTGATGGCCTGCAACGGCGCCTTAACAATCGCCAGATCCAGCTAATTGCCATCGGCGGCTCGATTGGCACGGCTCTCTTCGTCAGCATCGGAGGTGGACTTTCCACGGCCGGGCCAGGCAGCCTTTTCTTGGCATACGCTCTGTACTCGATAGTTCTGGGATTGGTAAACAACTCTCTCGCAGAGATGACAACCTTCATGCCCGTATCTGGAGGTTTCATTCGACTCGCAGGCCACTGGGTCGATGACGCCCTAGGATTCATGACTGGCTGGAATTTTTTCATCTATGAAGCGCTGCTGATTCCCTTCGAAATCACGGCACTCAATCTCGTCATCTCTTTTTGGGACGAGAGCATCACCAACCCGGGCCCTACTGCTGGCATTTGCGCTGCGGTCATCGTTTGCTATGC TCTACTAAACGTCCTCGCTGTGAAGGCTTACGGTGAAGCAGAGTTTTACCTGTCCGGAGGAAAGGTGATTCTCATCatgattctcttctctttcacaTTCGTGACCATGGTTGGCGGAAATCCCACCCACGACGCCTACGGCTTCCGATACTGGAACAATCCTGGAGCCTTCGCCGAGTATCACACACAAGGCGCCCTCGGTCGTTTTGAAGGTTTCTTGACTGCATTATGGAGCGCTTCTTTTGCCGTCGTCGGACCCGAGTATATTTCCATGGTGGCCGCTGAAGCTCAACGACCTCGGATCTACATCAAGACCGCTTTCAAGACCATTTACTTGCGCTTTGGAATCTTCTTCATGGGCAGTGCCTTGGCTGTCGGCATCATTCTTCCTTACAACGACAGCACATTGTCCAAGCTCGTCAATGGCGGAAAGGGCAGCGGCACTGCCGCGGCTTCGCCATACGTCATTGCAATGCAAAACATGGGAATATCCGTGCTACCCCATATCGTCAATGCGCTGATGATGACGTCCATTTTCTCTGCCGGTAACACATACACCTACTGCGCAACTCGTTCGCTCTATGGCTTGGCTCTTGAAGGTCGAGCTCCCCGGTTCTTGCGCAAGTGCACGAGCAAGGGTGTACCCATCAATGCATTTTTGGTCGTCATGTGCTTCCCGTTCCTGTCTTTCCTTCAGGTTGGAAACGGATCTGCTGTCGTGCTTGACTGGCTGGTGACTCTGATCACTGCCGGTGGAATTATCGACTACCTGGTCATGTCATTCACGTATTTGTGCTTCTACAGAGCATGCAAGGCCCAGGGCCTTGACCGCAAGACGTTGCCATACGTCGGCTGGGGCCAGCCTTACTGCGCCATCATCGCTTTCGTGATCCAGCTCATGGTTGTGGGGGGTTACGGATACATGTCTTTCATACCCTGGGACGTCAAGAGCTTTTTCCGCAATTACACCATGCAGATTCTGGCGCCcgttctcttcatcttctggaAGGTTGTGAAGCGCACTAAATTCATCCGGCCCAGCGAAGTTGATCTTGTATGGCAGCGACCAACGATTGACGCTTATGAAGCAAACCTTATCGAGCCTCCCACTAAATTCTGGACTGAGATGCTGCAAATGTTCCGCATCAAGCGCAAGGAGAGCCCAGTCACAGTTCACGTGTAA
- a CDS encoding uncharacterized protein (EggNog:ENOG41) — translation MWYEPLFGHLPAHHPIYATKCTSQHSTTKPAFNATAHLQLHHRTQGPETKLPASTPHTCKYKAHTHPTSTPKHQNLDSHKINNSNVPAAPHRLISSHIFHTNISSWLPPPPSSSSSSSSRPPKSAFGIPTINHLYSINRLSPPQPSSQYAPDHNITPNKEINDRVCLVRADITTLPVDAIVNAANTSLRGGGGVDGAIHAAAGSKLVRECIAKYPDGCDTGQAVITGGYNLPAKHVIHTVGPIFRSARVSQPLLQSCYLQSLKVAEENGCSSIAFSAVSTGIYGYPSAKACVVACDAVRMYLEQDTTNQIQKVVFVTFLDKDVNAYNSILP, via the exons ATGTGGTATGAACCTTTGTTCGGGCATTTGCCTGCCCACCACCCAATATACGCCACCAAGTGTACCTCTCAGCACT CGACAACAAAGCCAGCGTTCAATGCTACGGCGcacctccagctccatcacaGAACTCAAGGCCCTGAAACCAAGCTACCTGCGAGCACACCACATACCTGTAAGTATAAGGCACATACCCACCCAACCTCAAccccaaaacaccaaaaccTTGATTCTCACAAaatcaacaacagcaacgTCCCCGCCGCGCCTCATCGCCTCATCTCAAGCCACATCTTTCACACCAACATCTCATCATggcttcctcctcccccctcctcctcctcttcttcctcatccagGCCTCCCAAATCCGCCTTCGGCATCCCCACCATCAACCACCTCTACTCCATCAACCGCCTCTCGCCGCCCCAGCCCTCATCGCAATACGCTCCCGATCACAACATCACCCCCAATAAGGAAATCAATGACCGCGTCTGCCTCGTCCGCGCAGACATCACCACCCTCCCCGTAGACGCCATCGTCAACGCCGCAAACACTTCCCtccgcggcggcggcggcgtcgacggcgccatccacgccgccgccggctcAAAACTCGTGCGAGAATGCATCGCCAAGTATCCCGACGGCTGCGACACCGGCCAGGCCGTCATCACCGGCGGATACAACCTCCCCGCCAAGCACGTCATCCACACCGTCGGCCCCATCTTCCGCAGCGCGAGGGTGAGCCAACCGCTCCTGCAGAGCTGCTACCTGCAGAGCCTCAAGGTTGCCGAGGAGAATGGCTGCTCCAGCATCGCCTTCAGCGCCGTTAGCACTGGCATATACGGCTATCCGAGCGCCAAGGCATGTGTTGTCGCCTGTGATGCGGTGAGAATGTATCTTGAGCAGGACACCACGAATCAGATCCAAAAGGTGGTGTTTGTGACATTCCTTGACAAGGATGTGAATGCATACAACAGTATACTTCCGTAA